Proteins encoded in a region of the Melospiza georgiana isolate bMelGeo1 chromosome 2, bMelGeo1.pri, whole genome shotgun sequence genome:
- the CCDC138 gene encoding coiled-coil domain-containing protein 138, giving the protein MAGPGPGRSAPALQRRCPQGPAGVRRGRGGGPRGGGGGTEKPFLPRRVPGVFGEMEGGGPVRCLGVHCERRAAATRAVRDQSVSDSSLKNITISLSNCSLESEFTEAGREKSIRPSDFQKSSKNCDCFDDEQDYFCGSSGLDIEEDSIICSETDAVQNAAIYTGAGLTLPSNLAANNQENMDQISNHGLLKKIVHGTGAQACNRQGLIPPHISQIYDELLVIHQKLQRESSAQQEYALQLQKRERCLTEQETLFFQHEAALAKIRGVEEEVHTKIAAIKEQHEAEVKQLTEALREITKENRRLKSSYDSLRDVNDSLRKQLSDVTELNKKLEGQARKAKARLENLQRKHEFSKVWKSNDLCQVMKEGKPMKQEKVMAKSRTATLPLNSQVYELLTYLMDWISDQHLSKIKTQEESHKPRVTQSSKNFYTQEKCMKLLPTAAEQLQWMPYVNPKLHVSVIKFIYWSIRQLDTDTQHTAMRSTMRRLGEDIFKGIVSKGNPQSSSEQPTESKSKSAAFFKSLCMPLRFLSTLIVLKTVKQVDYLAQAFESLRADLKTDEGKALFLEYQCVPVVLSHLKVSSTSLLSRALDGLLQMTMESGSLQPFLEACSNESFFQTCSVLLRSSKLDIAVLEKLCVILQKLSRIKSNKKLFEMFGLHRMFQELRRTVDPGHTFLCINLNSILLNLEFLTSNSLDSSLSTSH; this is encoded by the exons ATGGCGGGCCCGGGGCCCGGCCGCTCCGCCCCGGCGCTGCAGCGGCGCTGCCCGCAGGGGCCCGCGGGGGTGAgacggggccggggcgggggcccgcggggaggaggaggcggcaCAGAAAAGCCATTTCTTCCTCGCCGCGTCCCTGGAGTGTTCGGAGAGATGGAGGGTGGGGGGCCTGTCCGCTGCCTCGGGGTCCATTGTGAGCGCCGTGCTGCCGCTACCCGGGCAGTGCGGGACCAAA GTGTCTCTGACAGCTCACTGAAAAATATAACTATTTCTTTATCAAATTGTTCCTTAGAGTCAGAATTTACTGAAGCTGGAAGAGAGAAGAGCATCAGACCTAGTGATTTCCAGAAAAGTTCAAAAAACTGTGATTG TTTTGATGATGAGCAAGATTATTTTTGTGGTTCAAGTGGTCTAGACATAGAAGAAGACAGCATTATTTGCTCTGAAACTGATGCAGTTCAAAATGCCGCTATATACACGGGAGCAg GCCTCACTTTACCTTCTAATTTGGCTGCAAATAACCAAGAAAATATGGACCAAATTAGCAACCATGGTTTGTTAAAGAAAATTGTGCATGGAACTGGTGCTCAGGCATGCAATAGGCAAGGTCTAATACCACCTCACATCAGTCAGATTTATGATGAATTATTGGTCATACATCAGAAGCTCCAG AGAGAAAGTTCAGCACAGCAGGAGtatgctctgcagctgcagaaacGAGAGCGTTGTCTAACAGAACAAGAAACATTGTTTTTTCAACACGAAGCAGCTTTGGCTAAAATAAGAGGTGTTGAGGAAGAAGTTCACACAAAAATTGCAGCTATAAAAGAG CAACATGAGGCAGAAGTTAAGCAGCTGACAGAAGCCTTGAGAGAGATAACTAAAGAAAATAGGAGGCTGAAGTCATCATATGACAGCTTGAGGGATGTGAATGACTCTTTAAGAAAGCAG ttAAGTGATGTAACTGAGTTGAACAAGAAGTTGGAAGGTCAAGCACGAAAAGCAAAAGCTCGTTTAGAAAATCTACAA AGGAAGCATGAATTTTCAAAGGTATGGAAATCTAATGATTTGTGTCAAGTGATGAAAGAAGGCAAACCTATGAAACAGGAAAAAGTGATGGCAAAATCAAGAACTGCTACG CTACCATTGAATTCACAAGTCTATGAGCTCTTAACTTATCTTATGGATTGGATCTCTGACCAGCATcttagcaaaataaaaacacaagaAGAGAGTCATAAACCTAGGGTTACCCAGAGCTCAAAGAACTTCTATACTCAGGAAAAGTGTATGAAG CTTTTGCCTACAGCTGCTGAGCAACTCCAGTGGATGCCATATGTGAATCCTAAACTGCACGTGTCTGTGATTAAATTTATTTACTGGTCTATAAGACAGTTAGACACTGATACACAG CACACAGCAATGAGATCAACTATGAGGAGACTTGGTGAAGATATCTTCAAAGGCATAGTGAGTAAGGGAAACCCACAGAGTTCTTCTGAACAGCCTACAGAAAGTAAATCAAAGTCAGCAGCTTTCTTCAAGAGTTTATGTATGCCTCTGAGGTTTCTGTCGACTTTGATTGTGCTTAAAACAGTGAAACAAG TGGATTACCTGGCTCAGGCATTTGAGTCCCTTCGTGCAGACTTGAAGACAGATGAAGGGAAGGCCTTATTTTTGGAATACCAATGTGTGCCTGTTGTATTAAGTCACCTAAAAGTATCCAGTACAAGTCTGCTTTCCAGGGCTCTTGATGGATTACTTCAGATGACCATGGAATCTG gttCCTTACAGCCTTTCCTGGAAGCCTGCAGCAATGAATCCTTCTTCCAGACTTGCTCTGTATTGCTTCGAAGTTCTAAGCTAGATATTGCAGTTTTGGAAAAGCTCTGTGTTATACTGCAAAAACTCTCCAGAATAAA AAGCAATAAGAAGCTGTTTGAAATGTTTGGTCTTCATCGAATGTTCCAAGAACTGCGCAGAACTGTGGATCCAGGTCACACCTTCCTTTGTATAAACCTTAATTCAATTCTGCTGAATTTGGAATTCTTGACAAGTAACTCTCTTGACTCCAGTCTAAGCACAAGTCACTAG